One window of Ralstonia pickettii DTP0602 genomic DNA carries:
- a CDS encoding proteasome-type protease (K07395: K07395; putative proteasome-type protease) → MTYCVAMRLDAGLVFLSDSRTNAGVDAISTARKMTVFEEPGDRVMVLLTAGNLAISQSVRQILAENHDEKRSLWTARDMFEAASIVGEAVRQVHKRDAHALRDAGIEFNVSLVFGGQIRGERVRLFNIYAAGNFVEATPENCYFQIGEAKYGKPIIDRVVHPSLPLGEAAKCALISMDSTLKSNISVGLPLDLLVYEADSLRVTRFVNIDERNTYFRMIRDTWGHRLRQVFGEIQNPEWNPTEPAEFPLARAGEPDCWGQPVRARRNPARTQE, encoded by the coding sequence ATGACGTATTGTGTAGCCATGCGGCTGGATGCCGGCCTGGTATTCCTGTCCGACTCCCGCACCAATGCCGGAGTAGACGCCATTTCGACGGCGCGCAAGATGACGGTGTTCGAGGAACCCGGCGACCGCGTGATGGTGCTGCTGACCGCCGGCAACCTGGCCATCAGCCAGTCGGTGCGCCAGATCCTGGCCGAGAACCATGACGAGAAGCGTTCGCTGTGGACCGCGCGCGACATGTTCGAGGCCGCCTCCATCGTCGGCGAGGCCGTGCGCCAGGTGCACAAGCGCGATGCGCACGCATTGCGCGACGCCGGCATCGAATTCAATGTCAGCCTGGTCTTCGGCGGCCAGATCCGCGGCGAGCGGGTGCGGCTGTTCAACATCTACGCGGCCGGCAACTTTGTCGAGGCCACGCCCGAGAACTGCTACTTCCAGATCGGCGAGGCCAAGTACGGCAAGCCCATCATCGACCGCGTGGTGCACCCGTCGCTGCCGCTGGGCGAGGCCGCCAAATGCGCGCTGATCTCGATGGACTCGACCCTCAAGTCCAATATCTCGGTCGGGCTGCCGCTGGACCTGCTGGTCTACGAAGCCGATTCGCTGCGCGTCACGCGCTTCGTCAACATCGACGAGCGCAACACCTACTTCCGCATGATCCGCGACACCTGGGGGCACCGCCTGCGCCAGGTCTTCGGCGAGATCCAGAACCCGGAATGGAATCCCACCGAGCCGGCGGAATTCCCACTGGCGCGCGCCGGCGAGCCGGACTGCTGGGGCCAGCCGGTACGCGCCAGGCGCAATCCTGCGCGCACCCAGGAATAG
- a CDS encoding RpiR family transcriptional regulator, with protein MRDRILAVYDTLRPSERRLADYVARHGAAVIRLSMPELAERAGVSQPTIARFCAALGYDGFREFKLQFAQNVGGGTPFVHQDVEAHDRPADIAGKVFDRTIATLMSVRNALSADQIEHGIQLLASARRIEFYGCGNSGIVALDIQHKFFRLGMPTVAYSDPHVFSMSAALLGPGDVAVLVSNSGRTWDMLTAATLARSSGASVLAITHSGSPLARLADVCVFSDVEEDSEVYTPMTSRISHLVLGDVLAAGVALERADTVAAGLQRAKAHLRERRIAGAEPARAVPPAKGRARPATAPTEDPADPAAAAPPRKRDTAQPTTRTRRGKAG; from the coding sequence ATGCGCGACCGAATCCTTGCCGTCTACGACACGCTCCGCCCTTCCGAACGCCGCCTGGCGGACTACGTCGCCAGGCACGGCGCCGCCGTGATCCGGCTGTCGATGCCCGAGCTGGCCGAGCGCGCCGGCGTGTCGCAGCCGACCATCGCGCGCTTCTGCGCGGCGCTGGGGTATGACGGCTTTCGCGAATTCAAGCTGCAGTTTGCGCAAAACGTCGGCGGCGGCACGCCCTTCGTGCACCAGGACGTGGAGGCGCACGACCGCCCTGCCGATATCGCCGGCAAAGTCTTCGACCGCACCATCGCCACGCTGATGAGTGTGCGCAATGCGCTGTCGGCCGACCAGATCGAACATGGCATCCAACTGCTGGCCAGCGCGCGCCGCATCGAGTTCTATGGCTGCGGCAACTCCGGCATCGTCGCGCTGGATATCCAGCACAAGTTCTTCCGCCTGGGCATGCCGACCGTGGCCTACTCCGACCCGCACGTGTTCAGCATGTCGGCAGCGCTGCTCGGCCCTGGCGACGTGGCCGTGCTGGTCTCGAACAGCGGCCGCACCTGGGACATGCTGACCGCCGCCACGCTGGCGCGCAGCAGCGGCGCCAGCGTGCTGGCCATCACCCACAGTGGCTCGCCGCTGGCGCGGCTGGCCGACGTGTGCGTGTTCTCGGACGTCGAGGAAGACAGCGAGGTCTATACGCCGATGACCTCGCGCATCAGCCACCTGGTGCTGGGCGACGTGCTGGCCGCCGGCGTGGCGCTGGAGCGCGCGGATACGGTCGCGGCCGGCCTGCAGCGCGCCAAGGCGCATCTGCGCGAACGGCGCATCGCCGGCGCCGAGCCGGCACGGGCGGTACCGCCCGCCAAAGGCCGCGCAAGGCCGGCGACTGCGCCCACGGAAGACCCGGCAGATCCGGCTGCCGCAGCGCCACCACGCAAGCGCGATACCGCGCAGCCCACTACCCGCACGCGCCGCGGCAAGGCCGGCTGA
- a CDS encoding 2-dehydro-3-deoxyphosphooctonate aldolase (K01627: kdsA; 2-dehydro-3-deoxyphosphooctonate aldolase (KDO 8-P synthase) [EC:2.5.1.55]), whose translation MKLCGFEAGLDKPFFLIAGPCVIESEQMALDTAGELKAITAELGIPFIYKSSFDKANRSSGKSFRGLGMEKGLEILATVKREIGVPVLTDIHEIDEIKPVAAVVDVLQTPAFLCRQTDFIRACAQSGKPVNIKKGQFLAPHDMKNVIDKARDAAREAGLPDDVFMACERGVSFGYNNLVSDMRSLAIMRETGAPVVFDATHSVQLPGGQGTSSGGQREFVPVLSRAAVATGVAGLFMETHPDPSKAMSDGPNAVPLSRMKELLAMLKDLDTLVKRAGFLEDNFGWPACT comes from the coding sequence ATGAAACTCTGTGGATTCGAGGCCGGCCTCGACAAGCCGTTCTTCCTGATCGCCGGTCCGTGCGTGATCGAGTCCGAGCAGATGGCGCTGGATACGGCCGGCGAGCTCAAGGCCATCACCGCTGAACTGGGTATCCCGTTCATCTACAAGTCGTCGTTCGACAAGGCCAACCGTTCCTCGGGCAAGTCGTTTCGCGGCCTGGGCATGGAAAAGGGCCTGGAGATCCTGGCGACCGTCAAGCGCGAGATCGGCGTACCGGTGCTGACCGACATCCACGAGATCGACGAGATCAAGCCCGTCGCCGCCGTGGTGGACGTGCTGCAGACGCCGGCCTTCCTGTGCCGCCAGACTGATTTCATCCGTGCCTGCGCCCAGAGCGGCAAGCCGGTGAACATCAAGAAGGGCCAGTTCCTGGCGCCGCACGACATGAAGAACGTGATCGACAAGGCCCGCGATGCCGCGCGCGAAGCCGGCCTGCCCGATGACGTCTTCATGGCCTGCGAACGCGGTGTCTCGTTCGGCTACAACAACCTGGTGTCCGACATGCGCTCGCTGGCGATCATGCGCGAGACCGGTGCTCCGGTGGTGTTCGACGCCACCCACTCGGTGCAGCTGCCGGGCGGCCAGGGCACCAGTTCGGGCGGCCAGCGCGAGTTCGTGCCAGTGCTGTCGCGCGCCGCCGTCGCCACCGGCGTGGCGGGCCTCTTCATGGAAACGCACCCGGACCCGAGCAAGGCCATGTCCGATGGCCCCAACGCGGTGCCGCTGTCGCGCATGAAGGAACTGCTGGCCATGCTCAAGGACCTGGACACGCTGGTCAAGCGCGCCGGCTTCCTGGAAGACAATTTCGGCTGGCCGGCCTGCACCTGA
- a CDS encoding transglutaminase, translating into MGLPAAPPCAAAAAPRPDTVKYKIHHHTVYRYAEPVRRSVHEVRLEPRSGPLQTVHRWQLATPGNPSAARDGFGNIVHNFTVAGPTSTISIEASGEVEVLPPHGDLDRDGHHAFYDVPPPGESRVSPLYFLGSTPLTTAPPEMQAFAAPFLTAGHDIPALLALAQGIAERVRYKPNTTDVGTSAAEAFSLGSGVCQDQAQVMVAACRALGIPARYVSGYFYDPAATEMASHAWADVSLDAERELWCSIDVTHGCVTDERHVRLAVGRDYQSAAPVRGILEGGSGETLEVNVSITPLPAED; encoded by the coding sequence GTGGGCCTGCCGGCGGCGCCACCATGTGCTGCCGCCGCCGCGCCGCGCCCTGATACCGTGAAATACAAGATCCACCACCATACTGTCTACCGCTACGCCGAGCCGGTGCGCCGCAGCGTGCACGAGGTGCGGCTCGAGCCGCGCTCGGGCCCGCTGCAGACCGTGCACCGCTGGCAACTGGCCACGCCCGGCAACCCGTCGGCGGCACGCGACGGCTTCGGCAATATCGTGCACAACTTCACCGTCGCCGGGCCCACCAGCACCATCTCCATCGAGGCCAGCGGCGAGGTGGAAGTCCTGCCGCCGCATGGCGACCTCGACCGCGACGGCCATCACGCGTTCTACGATGTGCCGCCCCCCGGCGAGTCGCGGGTGTCGCCGCTGTACTTCCTCGGCAGCACGCCGCTGACCACGGCGCCACCGGAAATGCAGGCGTTCGCCGCGCCGTTCCTGACCGCCGGCCATGACATCCCGGCGCTGCTGGCGCTGGCCCAGGGCATTGCCGAGCGGGTGCGCTACAAGCCCAATACCACCGATGTCGGCACCTCGGCGGCCGAGGCCTTCAGCCTGGGCAGCGGCGTGTGCCAGGACCAGGCGCAGGTGATGGTGGCGGCGTGCCGGGCGCTGGGCATCCCGGCGCGCTATGTGAGCGGATACTTCTACGATCCGGCCGCCACCGAAATGGCGAGCCATGCCTGGGCGGATGTAAGCCTGGATGCCGAACGCGAACTGTGGTGCAGTATTGACGTCACGCACGGATGCGTGACCGATGAGCGCCATGTGCGCCTTGCGGTGGGGCGCGACTACCAGTCCGCCGCACCAGTCCGGGGCATTCTTGAGGGAGGCTCCGGCGAAACGCTGGAGGTAAATGTCAGTATCACGCCACTTCCGGCCGAGGACTGA
- the pyrG gene encoding CTP synthetase (CTP synthase; cytidine triphosphate synthetase; catalyzes the ATP-dependent amination of UTP to CTP with either L-glutamine or ammonia as the source of nitrogen; in Escherichia coli this enzyme forms a homotetramer~K01937: E6.3.4.2, pyrG; CTP synthase [EC:6.3.4.2]), translated as MTKFVFVTGGVVSSLGKGIAAASLAAILESRGLKVTLLKLDPYINVDPGTMSPFQHGEVFVTEDGAETDLDLGHYERFVSAKMRKSNNFTTGQIYESVIRKERRGEYLGKTVQVIPHITNEIQAFIEKGAAASHDGKADVALVEIGGTVGDIESLPFLEAARQMSLRMGRNHCAFVHLTLVPFIASAGELKTKPTQHSVQKLREIGISPTALLCRADRPIPDDERAKISLFANIPQDAVISVWDADSIYKIPQMLNEQGLDRLICEELRLDPRPADLSMWQKLVNAQENPEHEITIGMVGKYVDLTESYKSLIEALRHAGMHTATRVNIEYIDSEELESGHLEVLAPLDAILVPGGFGKRGTEGKIRAIQYARENKIPYLGICLGMQLAVIEFARHLAGMGDANSTEFNLETEHPVVALITEWVDREGKVEQRSADSDLGGTMRLGAQRVPVKEGTKAGTIYGAEVNERHRHRYEVNNHYVPTLEKAGMVISARTPTENLPEMMELPESMHPWFVGVQFHPEFTSTPRDGHPLFKAYVEAALASQQRKGA; from the coding sequence ATGACCAAATTCGTCTTCGTCACCGGTGGCGTCGTCTCTTCTCTCGGCAAGGGCATCGCTGCTGCCTCGCTCGCGGCCATTCTTGAGTCGCGCGGCCTCAAAGTCACCCTCCTCAAGCTAGATCCCTACATCAACGTCGATCCCGGCACGATGAGCCCCTTCCAGCATGGTGAGGTGTTTGTCACGGAAGACGGTGCGGAAACCGACCTGGATCTCGGCCACTACGAGCGTTTCGTCTCGGCCAAGATGCGCAAGTCGAACAACTTCACCACCGGCCAGATCTACGAATCGGTGATCCGCAAGGAGCGCCGCGGCGAATACCTGGGCAAGACCGTGCAGGTGATCCCGCATATCACCAACGAGATCCAGGCCTTCATCGAGAAGGGCGCGGCCGCGTCGCACGACGGCAAGGCCGACGTTGCGCTGGTGGAAATCGGCGGGACCGTGGGTGACATCGAGTCTCTGCCGTTCCTGGAAGCCGCGCGCCAGATGAGCCTGCGCATGGGCCGCAACCACTGCGCCTTCGTGCACCTGACGCTGGTGCCGTTCATCGCCAGCGCCGGCGAGCTGAAGACCAAGCCGACCCAGCACTCGGTGCAGAAGCTGCGTGAAATCGGCATCTCGCCGACCGCGCTGCTGTGCCGCGCCGACCGCCCGATCCCGGACGACGAGCGCGCCAAGATCTCGCTGTTCGCCAATATCCCGCAAGACGCCGTGATTTCGGTGTGGGACGCGGACAGCATCTACAAGATCCCGCAGATGCTCAACGAGCAGGGCCTGGACCGCCTGATCTGCGAGGAGCTGCGCCTGGATCCGAGGCCGGCCGACCTGTCGATGTGGCAGAAGCTGGTCAATGCGCAGGAAAATCCCGAGCACGAAATCACCATCGGCATGGTCGGCAAGTACGTCGACCTGACCGAGTCGTACAAGTCGCTGATCGAGGCGCTGCGCCACGCCGGCATGCACACCGCCACGCGCGTCAACATCGAGTACATCGATTCCGAAGAGCTGGAATCGGGGCACCTCGAAGTGCTGGCCCCGCTGGACGCCATCCTGGTGCCGGGCGGCTTCGGCAAGCGCGGCACGGAAGGCAAGATCCGCGCGATCCAGTACGCCCGCGAGAACAAGATCCCGTACCTGGGCATCTGCCTGGGCATGCAGCTGGCTGTGATCGAGTTTGCCCGCCACCTGGCCGGCATGGGTGACGCCAACTCGACCGAGTTCAACCTCGAAACCGAGCACCCGGTGGTCGCGCTGATCACCGAGTGGGTGGACCGCGAAGGCAAGGTCGAGCAGCGCTCGGCCGATTCCGACCTGGGCGGCACCATGCGCCTGGGCGCCCAGCGCGTGCCGGTCAAAGAAGGCACCAAGGCCGGCACCATCTACGGCGCCGAGGTCAACGAACGCCACCGTCACCGCTACGAGGTCAACAACCACTACGTGCCGACGCTGGAAAAGGCCGGCATGGTGATCTCGGCCCGCACGCCGACCGAGAACCTGCCGGAAATGATGGAGCTGCCCGAGTCGATGCACCCCTGGTTCGTCGGCGTGCAGTTCCACCCGGAATTCACCTCGACCCCGCGCGATGGCCACCCGCTGTTCAAGGCCTACGTCGAAGCCGCGCTGGCCAGCCAGCAGCGCAAGGGCGCCTGA
- the eno gene encoding enolase (catalyzes the formation of phosphoenolpyruvate from 2-phospho-D-glycerate in glycolysis~K01689: ENO, eno; enolase [EC:4.2.1.11]): MSAIVDIIGREVLDSRGNPTVECDVLLESGVMGRAAVPSGASTGSREAIELRDGDKSRYLGKGVLKAVEHINTEISEAIMGLDASEQAFLDRTLIDLDGTENKGRLGANAMLAVSMAVAKAAAEEAGLPLYRYFGGSGAMQLPVPMMNIVNGGAHANNSLDIQEFMIMPVSQTSFREALRCGAEIFHALKKILADKGMSTAVGDEGGFAPNFSSNEECLNTVVQAIEKAGYRAGEDVLLALDCAASEFYHEGEGVYQLEGEGLKLSSTQFADYLANLCDKFPIVSIEDGMAEGDWDGWKTLTEKLGERVQLVGDDLFVTNTKILKEGIEKGIGNSILIKINQIGTLTETFAAIEMAKRAGYTAVISHRSGETEDSTIADIAVGTNAGQIKTGSLSRSDRIAKYNQLLRIEEDLGDIASYPGKSAFYNLR, translated from the coding sequence ATGAGTGCAATCGTAGATATCATCGGTCGCGAGGTTCTCGACTCGCGCGGCAACCCCACCGTCGAATGCGACGTGCTGCTGGAATCCGGCGTGATGGGCCGTGCGGCCGTGCCGTCGGGCGCCTCCACCGGTTCGCGCGAAGCCATCGAACTGCGTGACGGCGACAAGAGCCGCTACCTGGGCAAGGGCGTGCTGAAGGCCGTCGAGCACATCAACACCGAAATCTCCGAAGCCATCATGGGCCTGGACGCCTCCGAGCAGGCCTTCCTGGACCGCACCCTGATCGACCTCGACGGCACCGAGAACAAGGGCCGCTTGGGCGCTAACGCCATGCTGGCCGTGTCGATGGCAGTGGCCAAGGCCGCCGCTGAAGAAGCCGGCCTGCCGCTGTACCGCTACTTCGGCGGCTCGGGCGCGATGCAGCTGCCGGTGCCGATGATGAACATCGTCAACGGTGGTGCACACGCCAACAACAGCCTGGATATCCAGGAATTCATGATCATGCCGGTGTCGCAGACCAGCTTCCGCGAAGCCCTGCGTTGCGGCGCCGAGATCTTCCACGCGCTGAAGAAGATCCTGGCCGACAAGGGCATGTCCACCGCGGTGGGCGACGAAGGCGGCTTCGCCCCGAACTTCTCGTCCAATGAAGAGTGCCTGAACACCGTGGTGCAGGCCATCGAGAAGGCCGGCTACCGCGCTGGTGAAGACGTGCTGCTGGCGCTGGACTGCGCCGCCAGCGAGTTCTACCACGAAGGCGAGGGCGTGTACCAGCTGGAGGGCGAAGGCCTGAAGCTGTCGTCGACGCAGTTCGCCGACTACCTGGCCAACCTGTGCGACAAGTTCCCGATCGTGTCGATCGAGGACGGCATGGCCGAAGGCGACTGGGACGGCTGGAAGACGCTGACCGAGAAGCTGGGCGAGCGCGTGCAGCTGGTGGGCGACGACCTGTTCGTTACCAACACCAAGATCCTGAAGGAAGGCATCGAGAAGGGCATCGGCAACTCGATCCTGATCAAGATCAACCAGATCGGCACGCTGACCGAAACGTTTGCCGCCATCGAGATGGCCAAGCGCGCCGGCTACACCGCCGTGATCTCGCATCGCTCGGGCGAAACCGAAGACAGCACCATTGCCGACATCGCCGTGGGCACCAACGCCGGCCAGATCAAGACCGGTTCGCTGTCGCGCTCGGACCGCATCGCCAAGTACAACCAGCTGCTGCGCATCGAGGAAGACCTGGGTGATATCGCCAGCTACCCGGGCAAGAGCGCGTTCTACAACCTGCGCTAA
- a CDS encoding alpha/beta hydrolase — MREIIHFSHANGFPVTTYRKLFAELEDDFEFRAVDRYGHKPQFPVTRGWPHLVEELLGEIDRQYHEPVWLVGHSLGGFLSLMAALRRPGQVRGVVMLDSPIIAGWRASLLKTAQWLGVDEKPGPAAVTRNRRTHWPDAEAVWEHFRSKPNFAVWDEEVLRDYAIHGTEPTGKDKERRLRFNREVEYWIYRTLPTGLGRKVSRGAPVPVGFVAGTRSREVRQAGLGATRKLVGPNLRFIEGGHLYPMERPLETAQLVQDLIGAMRRDGRCPPQAAHAPQDG, encoded by the coding sequence ATGCGCGAGATCATCCATTTTTCCCATGCCAACGGCTTCCCGGTGACCACCTACCGCAAGCTGTTCGCGGAGCTGGAAGACGACTTCGAGTTCCGCGCGGTGGACCGCTATGGACACAAGCCCCAGTTCCCGGTCACGCGCGGCTGGCCGCACCTGGTGGAGGAGCTGCTGGGCGAGATCGACCGCCAGTACCATGAGCCGGTCTGGCTGGTGGGGCATTCGCTGGGCGGCTTCCTGTCGCTGATGGCGGCGCTGCGCCGCCCCGGGCAGGTGCGCGGCGTGGTGATGCTGGATTCGCCGATCATCGCCGGCTGGCGCGCTTCGTTGCTGAAGACCGCGCAATGGCTGGGCGTGGACGAGAAACCGGGTCCGGCCGCGGTGACCAGGAACCGCCGCACCCACTGGCCCGATGCCGAGGCGGTGTGGGAGCACTTCCGCTCCAAGCCGAACTTCGCGGTGTGGGACGAGGAAGTGCTGCGCGACTACGCCATCCACGGCACCGAGCCCACCGGCAAGGACAAGGAGCGCCGGTTGCGCTTCAATCGCGAAGTCGAGTACTGGATCTACCGCACGCTGCCCACCGGCCTGGGGCGCAAGGTGTCGCGCGGCGCGCCGGTGCCGGTGGGATTCGTCGCCGGCACGCGCTCGCGCGAAGTCCGCCAGGCCGGGTTGGGGGCTACCCGCAAGCTGGTGGGGCCGAACCTGCGCTTTATCGAGGGCGGCCACCTGTACCCGATGGAGCGGCCGCTGGAAACCGCGCAGCTGGTACAGGACCTGATCGGGGCGATGCGCCGCGACGGACGCTGCCCCCCCCAGGCGGCGCATGCGCCGCAGGACGGCTGA
- a CDS encoding gluconate kinase (K00851: E2.7.1.12, gntK, idnK; gluconokinase [EC:2.7.1.12]), which yields MATPSDTKTDGADMIYILMGVSGSGKTTVGQMLAQRLGCGFQDADAFHSEANKAKMHAGIPLTDEDRWPWLAAMRAAIDAARAEGRTHVFTCSALRQVYRDRLTPPDGGVTFVFMKGDASLIGQRLSERTEHFFNPDLLQSQLDTLEEPRDALVLDIRQSPEALVDTILQANTAQGAGATR from the coding sequence ATGGCCACACCATCCGATACCAAGACCGACGGAGCAGACATGATCTATATCCTGATGGGCGTTTCCGGCAGCGGCAAGACCACGGTCGGCCAGATGCTGGCGCAGCGCCTTGGCTGCGGCTTCCAAGACGCCGACGCGTTCCACAGTGAAGCCAACAAGGCCAAGATGCACGCAGGCATCCCGCTCACCGACGAGGACCGCTGGCCCTGGCTGGCGGCGATGCGTGCGGCCATCGACGCGGCTCGCGCCGAAGGCCGCACGCACGTGTTCACCTGCTCGGCGCTGCGCCAGGTGTACCGTGACCGGCTGACGCCGCCCGACGGCGGCGTGACCTTCGTCTTCATGAAGGGCGATGCGTCGCTGATCGGCCAGCGCCTGTCCGAGCGTACCGAGCACTTCTTTAACCCGGACCTGCTGCAGAGCCAGCTCGATACCCTCGAGGAACCGCGCGACGCGCTGGTGCTCGATATCCGCCAGTCCCCCGAGGCGCTGGTGGACACGATTCTGCAGGCCAACACAGCGCAGGGCGCCGGCGCGACGCGCTGA
- a CDS encoding cell division protein FtsB (K05589: ftsB; cell division protein FtsB) — MRLISLLLFVLLLAIQYPLWLGKGGWLRVWDLNRQLTEQGTRNQTLKLRNAKLEGEVADLQDGTGAIEERARYELGMVKEGEVFVQFVAPAPKVSATPPLPPPPNSAAGMARH; from the coding sequence ATGCGTCTGATCTCGCTGCTGTTGTTCGTGCTGCTGCTTGCGATCCAGTATCCGCTCTGGCTGGGCAAGGGTGGCTGGCTGCGTGTCTGGGACCTGAACCGGCAGCTGACCGAGCAGGGCACCCGCAACCAGACGCTCAAGCTGCGTAACGCCAAGCTGGAAGGGGAAGTCGCCGACCTGCAGGACGGCACCGGCGCCATCGAGGAACGGGCCCGCTATGAGCTGGGCATGGTGAAGGAAGGCGAGGTGTTCGTACAGTTCGTCGCGCCGGCACCCAAGGTCAGCGCCACGCCCCCGCTGCCGCCGCCGCCGAACTCCGCGGCCGGCATGGCGCGCCACTGA
- a CDS encoding phosphogluconate dehydratase (K01690: edd; phosphogluconate dehydratase [EC:4.2.1.12]): MPIAVHAELLAVTEQIVERSRASRAAYLARCERAQAELGPLRGMSCANLAHGFAALPANDKLKLRVDHAPNLGIVTAYNDMLSAHQPYERYPGVIREAARAVGAVAQVAGGVPAMCDGITQGNPGMELSLFSRDAIAMGTAVALSHNTFDAALMLGVCDKIVPGLLMGALQFGHLPMVFVPAGPMATGLSNKEKARVRQLYATGQVGRDALLEAECQAYHGAGTCTFYGTANSNQFLMEIMGLHLPGAAFVHPDSGLRDALTAAAAQRAIELRARGDQYLPLARIVDEHAIANAMVGLLATGGSTNHTIHLVAMARAAGIVIDWNDFDRLSRITPLLARVYPNGSADVNHFHAAGGAGLVIRELLQAGLLHEDVQTVAGPGLARYTQEPVMTDGVLRWRDGAAQTGDEQVVASAAAPFSPEGGLRLMQGNLGRGVIKVSAVAPEHRVVEAPVRVFDAQEGLQAAFDAGELTGDVVAVVRFQGPNANGMPELHRLTPVLGALQDAGHKVALVTDGRMSGASGKVPAVIHVGPEALAGGPLARVRDGDRVRVDAVAGTLQWLGDEAAFAARELAAAPADDFAQFSLGRGLFGLFRRHARIAEEGGSALDLSEADAAAVAKAGASGSKPAAAEQTVAQ, from the coding sequence ATGCCCATCGCCGTCCATGCCGAGCTTCTGGCCGTCACCGAACAAATCGTCGAACGCAGCCGCGCCAGCCGCGCCGCCTACCTTGCCCGCTGCGAGCGCGCGCAGGCCGAGCTGGGTCCGCTGCGCGGCATGTCATGCGCTAACCTGGCCCATGGCTTTGCCGCGCTGCCGGCCAATGACAAGCTCAAGCTGCGCGTCGATCATGCGCCCAACCTGGGCATCGTCACCGCCTACAACGACATGCTGTCGGCGCACCAGCCCTACGAGCGCTATCCCGGCGTGATCCGCGAAGCGGCGCGCGCGGTCGGTGCGGTGGCGCAGGTGGCAGGCGGCGTGCCGGCGATGTGCGACGGCATCACGCAAGGCAATCCGGGCATGGAGCTGTCGCTGTTCTCGCGCGACGCGATCGCCATGGGCACCGCGGTCGCACTGTCGCACAACACCTTTGACGCGGCGCTGATGCTGGGCGTATGCGACAAGATCGTGCCGGGCCTGCTGATGGGCGCACTCCAGTTCGGCCACCTGCCGATGGTGTTCGTGCCGGCGGGGCCGATGGCCACCGGCCTGTCCAACAAGGAAAAGGCGCGCGTGCGCCAGCTCTATGCCACCGGCCAGGTGGGCCGCGACGCGCTGCTCGAGGCCGAATGCCAGGCCTACCACGGCGCCGGCACCTGCACCTTCTACGGCACCGCCAACAGCAACCAGTTCCTGATGGAAATCATGGGCCTGCACCTGCCGGGCGCGGCCTTCGTGCACCCGGACAGCGGCCTGCGCGACGCGCTGACGGCCGCCGCGGCGCAGCGGGCCATCGAACTGCGTGCGCGTGGCGACCAATACCTGCCGCTGGCGCGCATCGTCGACGAGCACGCGATCGCCAACGCGATGGTCGGCCTGCTGGCCACCGGCGGCTCCACCAACCACACCATCCACCTGGTGGCGATGGCGCGCGCGGCCGGGATCGTGATCGACTGGAACGACTTCGATCGCCTGTCGCGCATCACGCCGCTGCTGGCGCGCGTCTACCCGAACGGCTCGGCTGACGTGAACCACTTCCACGCCGCCGGCGGCGCCGGCCTGGTCATTCGCGAGCTGTTGCAGGCCGGGCTGCTGCACGAGGACGTGCAGACCGTGGCCGGCCCCGGCCTGGCGCGCTACACGCAGGAGCCGGTGATGACCGACGGCGTGCTGCGCTGGCGCGACGGCGCGGCGCAAACCGGCGACGAGCAGGTGGTGGCCAGCGCCGCGGCGCCGTTCTCGCCCGAGGGCGGGCTGCGGCTGATGCAGGGCAACCTGGGCCGCGGCGTGATCAAGGTGTCCGCGGTCGCGCCGGAGCACCGCGTGGTCGAGGCGCCGGTGCGGGTGTTCGATGCGCAGGAAGGGCTGCAGGCTGCCTTCGATGCCGGCGAGCTGACCGGCGACGTGGTCGCGGTGGTCCGCTTCCAGGGCCCCAACGCCAACGGCATGCCCGAGTTGCACCGGCTGACGCCCGTGCTGGGCGCGCTGCAGGACGCCGGCCACAAGGTGGCGCTGGTGACCGACGGCCGCATGTCCGGCGCGTCGGGCAAGGTGCCGGCGGTGATCCACGTCGGTCCGGAAGCGCTCGCCGGTGGTCCGCTGGCGCGCGTGCGCGACGGCGACCGCGTTCGCGTGGACGCCGTTGCCGGCACGCTGCAATGGCTGGGCGACGAGGCGGCGTTCGCGGCGCGGGAGCTGGCCGCGGCGCCGGCCGACGATTTTGCGCAGTTCAGCCTGGGGCGGGGCTTGTTCGGCCTGTTCCGGCGCCATGCCCGCATCGCGGAAGAGGGCGGCAGCGCACTCGACCTGTCCGAGGCGGATGCCGCCGCGGTTGCCAAAGCCGGCGCAAGCGGCAGCAAGCCTGCCGCCGCGGAGCAAACCGTCGCACAATAG